Genomic segment of Mauremys mutica isolate MM-2020 ecotype Southern chromosome 22, ASM2049712v1, whole genome shotgun sequence:
TCCTTCATCTATTAAACAATCAAGCAAACATATAACTGCAGCCTTCAAACACTATGCATATTGAGCAGCTGGACACACTACCTGACATTTCTGAATGTTTGCTTGGCTGCATAACTGATGGTGGAGTACACTCTGCAACAATGAAGTGATTACACATTTCATTAACTTTCCAAAGGCATGTGTGTTTGCCATTAACATCTTGAATGGATTGCTAAAGTACTGAAGAAAAACATGTATTAAAATAAATAGGCAAAAAAATTGTCACTCTGCCTATAAATCCTACTATGCCAGTCACTTAGTGCTCCTTGTGACTGGAAGATGGGACAATTGCCAAGCAAGGAGACTATTTtttagttaataataataataattaataataatgacctTTCTTTTAAATAGCAAACTGTTGCAGCAGAACTTAATGGCAGAAGTGTGTATTGCTTTTAATTAAGGCTGTATTTGTCAGAGGAGGGACCAGTGATTCTCAGCAGGTTCATTTTGCAATAAGCATCCACatttcccctaatcattttcctcACATGGACCACATCTTCATAGAGAGTTTGTCCTGCAGACCAGTTCCCCTTCCATTCATGATCtcttaacatccctgtggcaactacaCTACAATATTTTATGTAGGAATTAGAAAAGCACCACTAGAAAAACATTTCTGCACTGCTAGCTGTCTTTTAATATAAATGTAatgcatttgttttgtttgtttttaaggtaGAAAAGATTAATCAAGTCAAATCCAAGTCTCTTTACCTGCAAGTTGAGAAGTTGCGTCAGAATCTAAATAAACTGGACAACACTATTAGTATAGTTCAGCCGGTCCTAGAGGAGGGTCGTAGCATGAATATTCTCTTCGCTCGGGATTGCATGCTGGCTCAAGTGCAGGAGCTGAAGGATGTGAGAGGCCTTCTACAGCCGCAGGAGGATGACCGAATCATGTTCACTCCTCCTGACCAGTCTCTGTATACAGCCATTAAATCAATGGGGTTTGTCAGCAGTGGGGCTTTTGCTCCTCTGACCAGAGCCACTGGGGAAGGTCTGAAACGTGCACTACGGGGCAGAGTGGCCTCCTTCACAGTGACATGCTACGACCATGATGGTGACCCACGCCTTTCAGGGGGTGATATGATCTCTGCAGTGGTGATGGGTCCTGATGGAAACCTGTCCAGCACATATGTCCATGATCAGCAGAATGGAACCTACCTGGTCAGTTACAGACCACAGCTGGAGGGAGAACATCTAGTCTCTGTCATGATGTGCAATCATCACATAGAGAACAGTCCGTTCAAGGTCATAGTAAAATCTGGGCTCGGTTACATTAGCATTGGACTATCAGGGCTTTCATTTGTCAGCGAGGAAAACAACGATGGCAAGCTGTGTCGCCCCTGGGGAGTTTGCGTAGACAGAGAAGGGTACATCATGGTGGCTGATCGCAGTAATAACTGCATTCAGGTGTTTAagccctgtggcacctttcaTCACAGATTTGGCACCTTGGGTTCTGCGCCTGGCCAGTTCAATCGCCCTGCTGGTGTTGCCTGTGATATCTCGCGTAGGATTGTCGTGGCTGACAAGGCTAATCATCGCATCCAAATCTTTACATTTGATGGGCAGTTCATTCTGAAATTTGGGGAAAAGGGAAACAAGAATGGACAATTCAATTACCCATGGGATGTGGCAGTCAACGCCGAGGGCAAAATCCTGGTCTCTGACACAAAGAACCATCGGATTCAACTGTTTGGACCTGATGGTGGGTTTCTGAATAAATACGGCTTCGAGGGGGGACGCTCAAAGCATCTTGATCATCCCAGAGGTGTTACCTTCAATCGAGAAGGCTACCTGGTGGTAATGGATTTTAATAATCATCACCTTGTAGCTATTGATCCAGATTGCCAGTCGGCACGCTTCCTTGGGTCAAAAGGCACCAGAAATGGCCAATTCCTGTGCCCACAAGGCGTGGCTGTGGATCAAGAGGGGTGCACCATTGTGGCCGATTCTAGGAACCACCGAGTGCAGATATTTCAGTCAAATGGCAGATTTTTATGCAAATTTGGCACTCAGGAAAGTGGCTTTGGTCAAATGGACCGACCTTCAGGTGTAGCTGTCACCCCATATGGCATGATTGTTGTGGTTGACTTTGGAAACAATCGAATTCTCATCTTCTAATCTGTCTTGCCTGAATTAGGAAGAAACTGTCTCAAGGAAATTCTTTTTAAGAGAATGAAAAAAATACGTTAATTCAAACCCACctcatctttaattttttttacagatGAATGTACTTATCTTTTCTGCAGGGAGTGATCCTGTCAAGTTATAAATTCTATCAACCTCATTTTCTTTGTGTTCTccgcctccctcctgctccctcagCAGTAAGTTTGACCTCTTCCCCACATGGGGCATCATGCACAAACATGTGTTGCTGTGCACATTAGGTGGTTGCGTGATGAAGGATTTGTGTTCTTGATCATACTTTGGTTTTTGGGGGAtgggctgttggggggggggttgtttttgttttaagtgctgctgcagcagataACTTATTCCTGTTCTCCTTTTTATAACTCATAGTGTTTTCAGCATAGAGATGTGAAGTCTGGTGGAATTTCTATTGACCTTCACCATGTCATATTATGTTGCTGCACAAGACTGGAGAAGCCCACATGCCTGTCTTTATTTGTGCAAGGCACTAACTCCTTTATAGGTTTGTAGAATACTTTTCAGTCTATGTAGTAGCTTCCTTCCGAGGAAGAGATATCCTGTTCCCGAGTTTTGCTTTGTTTCCCTCCTAAAGGGACTAAAAAGTTTTTAACGAGTTTGTAAGGTGTGTTTAGTCACTCAgattggcggggggaggggagggttcttACTGTATGTGACTATTGTTTGTATTGTGCATTACTTGTCATGCCTATCTTGGTTGGTAGTTGATACATTTTAAGTAAAAAGAGTGAGGGCCCATACATACTATTTAATTTGGTCCTTGTGTTGAGACATAGCTTCACAGAAATTGGAAATATCAAAAGCAAATGGAAGCTCTGTCCAATTAAGACCAGTGTAACAAATTCTGTAGACAGTTTAAGTCCTCGCTTGATTTACTGTAGATACAAGCCCATCTTATAAAATGTAATTACTCAATTAGAAGTATTGTCATCTTGATCTAGTTCAGCACAGTAAAGCCATGAGCTTTGAGAATGATTCTGTCAGTTCTTGGCAGTTGTGCACCTTGAACCAATTGCTCTTGTAGTTTCCTGTTCTCTACTTTTCTATTttgtgattaatcgtgctgttttCCTACTAAGAAAAAATGCTCAGTGGGATAGACATTGTTCTGAGCAGCTCATTAAAAACAGAACATTTATAACTGTTAATGGAACAGGTCATGTCAAAAACCCCTGCCATTAACACAACCTCCCATCATCCAAAAAAGGGTTCACTTGTCTATTTAGACAAAAATTGCTGGGCTTTGTAACTTAAAATGTTACGTACTGCAAAGAAGAAAGCATGACAGGTTATGGGCAAACTGTTACGTAGAACAAACTAACATGTTAGAGAACTCTTGTGTTAATGGAGGCTTCTGAATGTATCTTTGTCGTCCGTAGAGAAGGCTGAAGGATGTAGCAAGGAGATGATGTATCAGCTACTGGCAGCCTTAAAACAAAGTCAGTGTCTCTGTGGACTTTAAAATGTTCCTAtgcagtttttttatttttgtttaatcaaATAAATGTGAGTTTTTCATGGCAAGCTTgggtcttgtgtgtgtgtgtgtgttatccaTTTAGAAAAACATTCTGTTGCATCCTATAAAAAAGGACAAAGCAcattgtggagaaagtgaaactgGTCCTCTGTAAATGATAAAGCTTCTAAAACAAAAATTGAGGAAGTGTATGTCGTGTTCTGAAAGACCAGAGGAATAAAGTATAGGAAATATGAGACCTTTGTTAAAAATACACCAAACTCTCTCTCCCAATAATATGCAGTTAATAGTAATTTGTTGCAAGgccaaaatattttcaatttaacAAATAGGTTGGTTTTGCACCGTGCCTTTATAAATCAATATCACTTTTGTGAATGAAGGACGGACTTTGGTTAAGGCAGTTCTTCCAGAGAGTTCCAGTGTAGCCATGGGCAAGTAGCTTAATTGTGGTGCCTCCATTTCTTCATCAGTAAAATGTGGATGATTCTCCTTTACCTCTCGGGGTGCTAAATTTGTTGTTTGTGAAGTGCATTGGGGATCCTATGGCAGGCACAAGTGCCAGGCAGCACAGTCTAGTTTAAAGATTGCATCAGAATTGGtcatgcaggcagcagccctgttTAGCCCCCACGGCTTTGGACAAATGTTGAAAGAaaacatggggaggggggtctgctgTAGAGTTGGAGATGAGAGACAAACATCTACCCCAGCTCCTCTGTCCTCTagacccccctgcccaccccctcttTCCTCCTCTAGCCTTCGGAGATGAAAGGGGTCTCGTGACTCTGGGGCTTCTGCCATCACCCCTGGTGGGTTGAGGACAGGCTGGCCCATGGCAGGGAGCCCCCAGTACAGTTTAACCAGCTGAGACTGAGGTggaaagagggggggagtggaCCCTGTTAGTAAGCGGGGGAGCCATggtgggtgagtggggcaggttgggggggggaagctggacATCATGGCACAGTGTGGGGTTGGTAGTGTCAGTAGGAAGGGCTGGGGTTGGATGGATGGTGTGGCATAGTGTAGGGTGAGGGTCTGTCTGGCTAGGAATTAATAAGTCAGTTTTAGAATACAGACATCAAGAGCCAAATTCTGAATGGCTGTGTCCTGTACACACCTTCCCAGAAAACGGCTCCATAGGGTGTGTGCCCGGCTCCCTCCCCTGAATGTGAAGGGCCCATGCAACGGGAAAGCTGAAAGAACAGACCGGTCTATACGGAGTGAAGGGAGGTCTCATTATGcgtgtgtagctgaagttgcataacttagatcagttccccttctccccccacccagtgtagaccaggccatagagaaTTGCCAGTTTAGGCCCACAAGGTGGCCAGCTGACTGGTTGTCCCTTTCATGGCTTTAATACCTCAGGCAAAACAATAACC
This window contains:
- the LOC123354629 gene encoding E3 ubiquitin-protein ligase TRIM71-like, with the protein product MASSPEADFQRCPLCHERCTPSRCLQALSCLHAVCCQCLEAQRPPAAAFELRCPICQRKATLSEPWGMDALPSSSFLLGNLQDVVGPATEEQNHSSRGPTPLPRQQRHRWSSSGSSPAAASAAAPDRASYCMRHGDEVLHFYCDTCSVPICWECTMGPHVSHIILNLKDALQDSRTLTIELLGDAQQGRRDIQLSIEQAQAVAEQVEMKAEVLQSAIKTMTYRHKKALEKRERELLWKVEKINQVKSKSLYLQVEKLRQNLNKLDNTISIVQPVLEEGRSMNILFARDCMLAQVQELKDVRGLLQPQEDDRIMFTPPDQSLYTAIKSMGFVSSGAFAPLTRATGEGLKRALRGRVASFTVTCYDHDGDPRLSGGDMISAVVMGPDGNLSSTYVHDQQNGTYLVSYRPQLEGEHLVSVMMCNHHIENSPFKVIVKSGLGYISIGLSGLSFVSEENNDGKLCRPWGVCVDREGYIMVADRSNNCIQVFKPCGTFHHRFGTLGSAPGQFNRPAGVACDISRRIVVADKANHRIQIFTFDGQFILKFGEKGNKNGQFNYPWDVAVNAEGKILVSDTKNHRIQLFGPDGGFLNKYGFEGGRSKHLDHPRGVTFNREGYLVVMDFNNHHLVAIDPDCQSARFLGSKGTRNGQFLCPQGVAVDQEGCTIVADSRNHRVQIFQSNGRFLCKFGTQESGFGQMDRPSGVAVTPYGMIVVVDFGNNRILIF